A region of Arabidopsis thaliana chromosome 5, partial sequence DNA encodes the following proteins:
- a CDS encoding 2-oxoglutarate (2OG) and Fe(II)-dependent oxygenase superfamily protein produces MTENSEKIDRLNDLTTFISTKTGVKGLVDAEITEVPSMFHVPSSILSNNRPSDISGLNLTVPIIDLGDRNTSSRNVVISKIKDAAENWGFFQVINHDVPLTVLEEIKESVRRFHEQDPVVKNQYLPTDNNKRFVYNNDFDLYHSSPLNWRDSFTCYIAPDPPNPEEIPLACRSAVIEYTKHVMELGAVLFQLLSEALGLDSETLKRIDCLKGLFMLCHYYPPCPQPDLTLGISKHTDNSFLTLLLQDQIGGLQVLHEDYWVDVPPVPGALVVNIGDFMQASPVDAFF; encoded by the exons atgacaGAGAATTCTGAAAAAATCGATCGTTTAAACGATCTCACGACTTTTATCTCGACGAAGACAGGAGTGAAAGGACTCGTCGATGCCGAAATAACCGAAGTTCCTAGCATGTTTCATGTCCCTTCTTCTATTTTATCAAACAACAGACCTTCTGATATCTCCGGCTTAAACCTCACCGTCCCAATCATCGACCTCGGAGATCGTAACACATCTTCAAGAAACGTTGTCATTTCGAAGATCAAAGACGCAGCTGAGAATTGGGGATTTTTCCAAGTGATCAATCATGATGTTCCTTTAACTGTTCTTGAAGAGATCAAAGAGAGTGTTCGAAGGTTTCATGAACAAGATCCAGTTGTCAAGAACCAATATCTTCCTACCGATAACAACAAGAGATTTGTTTATAACAATGATTTCGATCTCTATCATTCTTCTCCTTTGAATTGGAGAGACTCTTTCACTTGTTATATTGCTCCAGATCCTCCGAATCCAGAGGAAATCCCACTAGCTTGCAG GAGTGCGGTGATCGAATACACGAAGCATGTAATGGAATTAGGAGCTGTGCTCTTCCAACTTCTCTCAGAAGCTTTAGGTTTAGACTCTGAGACACTTAAGAGGATTGATTGTCTTAAGGGTTTGTTTATGCTCTGCCATTACTATCCACCTTGCCCACAACCTGACCTAACTTTAGGTATAAGTAAACACACCGACAACTCTTTCCTCacgcttcttcttcaagaccAAATCGGTGGTCTTCAAGTTCTTCATGAAGATTATTGGGTCGATGTCCCTCCTGTACCTGGAGCTCTTGTTGTCAACATTGGTGATTTCATGCAGGCAAGTCCAGTTGATGCAttcttttaa